ACAGAGCCATGCATCCCCCTTATTTGCTCCTCAGCTGCCGCAGCCTATTTGGGAATGGCTAGTTTCAGTGTCATCCCCTGCCAATACTGTGCAGTGCTAGAGGAAACACTAAACAtatggtaccagtcaaaagtttggacacctcattcaagggtttttctttattttgacttatctacattgcagaataatagtgacgccatcaaaactattaaataacctggaatcatgtagtaaccaaaaaagtgttaaatcaaaatatatttcagattcttcaaagtagccaccctttgccttgatgacagctctgcacacttggcattctctcaaccagattcacctggaatgcttttccaacagccttgaaggagttcccacaaatgctgagcacttgttggctgcttttctttcacgctgcggtccaactcatcccaaaccatctcaattggtgagatgaattttaaataaatcagacagtcaccagcaaagcgcccccacaccatcacacttcctccatgtttcacggtgggaaccacacatgcggaggtcatccgttcacctactatgtgtctcacaaagacaaaatctcaaatttgaactcatcagaccaaaagacaagATTTCCActgttctaatgtccattgcttgtgtttcttggtccaagcaagtttcttcttattggtgtccttttgtggtttctttgcagcaattcgaccatgaaggcctgatttcatgcggtctctgaacagttgatgttgatatgtctgttacttgaactctgacgcatttatttgggcttcaatttctgaggtgcagttaattctaattaactcatcctctgcagcagaggtaactctttccggattgactgaccttcatgtcttcacaTAATGAtaggactgtcgtttctctttgcttatttgagctgctcttcccataatatggacttggtatttaaccaaatagggctatcttctgtataccaaccccaccttgtcacaacacaactgattggttgaaacgcattaagaaggatatacattccacaaattaacttttaacaaggcccaCCTTTTTAagtgaaatgtattccaggtgactacctcatgaagctggttgagagtgtgcaaagggtggctactttgaagaatctcaaatataaaatatttagattttaacagtttttttggggggaagggttactacatgatcccatatgttatttcatagttttgatgtttttgccaatattattctgcaatgtagaatataaagaaacccttgaaggagtaggtgtgtccaaacatttgacaggTATTGTTTATGTAAAAAATATTGAAGGAATACAGGATTCTTTTTAATACTACCTTGCCTTGTTTTACAGATGCAGATGGACAAACTTGTGTAAAATTTGGTGTCCTGTTCAATGACGATAGGTGCGCAAATATCTTTGAGGCTTTGGTTGGGACTCTGAGGGCTGCCAAGAGGAAGAAGATCATCGCATTTGAAGGGGAGCTGCTCCTGCAAGGTGTCCATGACAATGTTGACATCACACTCCTACAAGAATGAAGCTGATGGCTATCGTTATTCAGATGAAAAGTCAAGTTTCTTTGAGGCGTTACTATTACATCTACCAACCAGGGATCACAAATCAACATTTTGATACATTTCTAGGACTACAAATGTACAGGCTGAGAATGTAACATTTTGTATACCACATTAGGAGAATATTGTTCATAAGGAGTATATTCTAGGGGATGAAATACACTTAGATGTTTTAGGAAACAAATTACCTTACAGGAATCACCAAATGGCAACTTCATTTATTGTTTACATGGTTATTTTGGTACCTCTTGTGGACCTCCTTAGAACAACTAAGATGGCAGTGCTTCAAGAGAGGCTTTTGCACAtatagatttattttattttattcatgcTAATGTTAAGCATTTGAGTATGTAATATTCAAGCTTTTATATGTTTGCAAGACTGTCTTTTCTCTATCGACCACTCACAAACCTTTTGCCTTTGCTATAACCAAGGGGGATTAAGCCAATGGATTTCCTGTGTGATTCTTAGTATTTAATTACAGGGTGATTTGTGCCAAATAAAAATTAGGTTTTGTAATGTTCCTCAGGACCAAATGTGTTAAACTGACTTTTGAAATTAGACTCGTTATTTAGAATATAAGTTTGCCTCATTCCAGATACAGTGTTGTATATTATGCAAGCATAGAATATTCTTTAATAAGAGACATATTGATAAAGTACTCAATGTTGTAGATGGATAGAAATTATGTATAAGATGTTCTCTGTTTTACAGGCTAGGGAGTTGGTGATCACATTTCTATATCTGCAACATGTATGTTGTGGCTTACTTAATGTGCCCCATATCATGAATACGATTCTTTCATCTAATTATGTGTGGGTCACCATGAACTGTGAATATAGGCTTATCATGCATGGTGTTAATGTTCAAAGAAGATACACAATGCTTAGTATTGTGTCCTGGTAGGAAATACATTTGAAACTTGACATGGGAAGCAATAGTAACTCTTCAAAAAAAATGGTTTAACAAGAAAAAGTTAGCAGATGACAAATTGAGCACAATGCATGTATGATCATCAAAGTGCAGTTCCTTTCCGAAGTCCAATTTCCAAAAGGACTGATATTGACAATAATATATTCCAAAGAAAGCGTTCTGAGGATGAAATACTCAGTTAATAAAGAACAAACCTTCACTTTGCAGCCTGATtattaaaaaaagatatattgGCTCCATATAACAGATGTATTGCATACTGAATggtcatgtgtgtgtatatatatttttttgtaacctTATGCTGTGCTATTTAAACATCGCATTCTAACTATATTGTATTATAGAAGAAAATGTGAATGTCTATGTTGTGAAAAGGATAGTAGGCTATACTACTACCAGCCTATTAAGTATACACTGATGACTGCACTTTTAGACGTAATTATTAGATAGCTGACAATGCCATAGAAGAGTATGACGTCAATTGTTGCCACAGGACCCTTTACGTGGGACTCCCTTGTTAATTCGAATAATAATTTACAGCAAGGTTCGGGGGGCGGAGCCGTGTTTCGTCATGGCGGCAGGAGGAAAACAGAACAGCGCCTGACGGATCTACATTCAGAGCAGGAATCAAAACAATAAACGGACACGCCTTCTTCGTAGGTTACCTTTGCTGTCACAACTGCATAAACCTGGATGGAGATAATATAGCTGTAAACAGTACCACCTGCAATCAAGAAGAGAATCATTGCATCTCTCAAGTAGGATTCAAATGGAATCCGCAGAAATGTCAGCCAGCCGTTGATGGGTTGAAAGTATTCATATCTGGATCAGTAAAATGCCCAACCAGAAAAGCAACAAGGGGAAGAGAAATAAAAGGACTAATAGTAGTGGAGATGAACAAGAAAATGGAGCCAGTGCTGCCGCAACAGGAGGAGCATCAGGGGTAACAACAACATTATTAGGGGCTACAGCTGCACCGTTCAACGAGCATAGAAGTGGTAAGAGTGGAATTGTGTCAAAACATGCGTGACCGAAGTTATTGCAatggattttattttattattgccTATGAGACAACGTACGCTTTACGGTgcttcacattttgttgttatcGACTGTAGGCTTCATAACTCACGCGTTATAGTGTAATTGCCAACGAGCATTATGCATTGATCATTTAATGATGCGTCGACATGGAGCTCTATGCACTGTCATATCACGACGCACACATGTAGTTTCAGTTGTGGCCTTGTTCATGGGTAGTGCTGGCACCTCACCGCTTGCCTGCTCAAGTTCAACTTAATTTGATACATTGTCGGTATTGTAACGTCTGTGTCCTGAGTCAGATAAAGTAACACAAAAACGATATTAGTAGGCTGTGCATATAGGCTGCATATACATTATAGTTGGCATCAAAGTTATACCAGGCCTAACTTACTATCTGAATGAAACATGAAATACATGGATTTTGTCATGTAAAACATATTCCGGTGAGCTTTTTATAAACAAAATATTACCAATTAATAAAATGTGATGGGGTAGGCACATAGCTGAACAATGATGGAATTCATTGTACAGAGCCTCAGGTTTATGTTTGAATCACCCTGGCAGCCTGAAGTTGGTGACTCATAATCATGTTGCAGAGGCATAGACTAGTCCTGTTCTTCATATTTCATTTTCTTCTTAACTGAACTGAGTTTTGATGCAGGTATAGTTAGGCACATTACAGTGCATGCATGGGATTGTTTCTGAGACACTGTCTAGAAACCATGAGGGCTGAGAGATGACAACGAAGTACAGGAAATGAAAGGAGGAAACTGATCTACCATAcccgcatacacacacagacagacacacacacagacacacagacactgagGGTTTCCCTGTCTGACATGTATTCAGGCACCACTTCTCAGTGATCCATACTCAATAATGATGGCTCTTATGTTGCAAGATAACACAGATCCCATAGCCTTCTTCTTATTATTGAATGTTCACACAGTCCCATACCGTTTTAAAGTTAAATTCCAGACAGGCTGTGCATTGATGTTTGAGTCCTGAATCGTTCAGTAACAGCATAGAATATTGTCAACATTGCAGTCCAAGGAGCTAGTCCTGATAGCATGAACAAAAATCTATTCTGTTTAATATTGTTTTGTTGCTCTGTAATATGTCCAAAGTGAATGTTGTGCCTCAAAGCATGCTTGTTTTTATTTTCAAGTCATATTTTGTATGGAGATGTTATAATATGTTTATGAGTGATGTAGTAACTCTGTTTTGTTTTGTGTGCTGCAGAGGCCCCCTGTGCTACCCCTCTTGTGTGCAGTCTGGCCAGAGACATTGACCTTGACAAGGATGACTATCAACGTGTGGTGTGTAACAGTGATAGCTGCCCTTATGGTAACTGGATGCACTTGCAATGCTTCTACGAGTGGGAGAGTAGTATCCTGGTCCAATTCAACTGCATTGGAAGGGCCCGCAGCTGGAACGAGAAGCAGTGCCGGCAGAACATGTGGACTAAGAAGGGATACGACCTGGCCTTCCGCTTCTGCTCCTGCCGCTGCGGCCAGGGCCACCTTAAGAAAGACACGGACTGGTACCAGGTGAAGCGCATGACAGAGGTGAAGAAGAAGGTGCCTCTGGAGAAGAGTCTAGGGAAGTTGAGCAGCTCAGCTGCAGCTGGAGGGGGTGCATGTGGAGGTGGGCTGGATCCCCCTGATGATCCTAAAAAGGGCAAGCTGCCTGGGGGCAGTAAGCTGGCTCACAGAGCATCCAGTCAGGAGCTTCCTCGCCGACAGTCAGTGGATCGGCAGAACTCTCAGGAGAGGGGTCACGGAGGCCTATTCTGTGGTAGCAGCCTGGGGCCCCGCTCACCCTGTGACTCCCCAGGTCAGTCCCCTCCATCAggcttctccttcttctccccgCCTGCATTCACAGGGCCCCGCAGCTCCCGGCACCTGGGGGAGTTCCTGAAGAATGCGGTGCACATGGAGAGTCACCGGAAGCACATGCTGGCAAGCGGCATGCTGGGTCGCGGTGGCCACCTCGATCACACCATCCTGCCCCTGCCCAGACTCACCCCAGGGGACAACCCAGTGCAGTTCTTGCGGAGGCTGGACCTCACAGAGCTGCTGACCCACATACCCAGACACAAGCTGAACACCTACCATGTCCGTATGGAGGATGACGCCCAGGCGGGCCAGGGAGAGGACCTGAGGAGGTTCATCCTGTCGGCTCTGAGCGCCAGCCACAGGAACATGGTCAACTGTGCCCTGTGCCACCGCACCCTGCCTGTCTTTGAGCAGTTCCCCCTGGTGGACGGGACCCTGTTCCTGAGCCCCTCCAGACACGATGAGATTGAGTACGATGTGCCGTGCCATCTGCAAGGTAGGTCTTTGGAACAATGTCCATCTCTGAGAAACAGAATTTGAAACACTTAGGCTATCAAAACCAGCAGACTGCAGCAACCATTACGCATGCATCATCTGTATTGGGTACAAACTTAAATATTGCAAACTGGAAATTACATCATTCTTTTTTAATATTCTATggatatattttcccacaaacaATCTCAGTTGACCTGTAATAAAAAATTTGAAAATTATTGTCTTGAACCCGAGTTTAAGAAAAAGATCACTTTATCGGTAAATTGCACATGTTCTATCTGAAGTTTGAATTTGAGCCCAACCctgtagaaaaacacacatacatacaggttTTGTAGAGGTGCTTCCACACTGGGCCCCCAAGAGCTGTTGTtgttgccttgctcaagggtgcAACGGCAGGCAATGTCATCTAGAATTTGGTATTGACAGCAACCCTCTGGTTCCCAGCTCACTTCCCAACAGATTTTCCCCCTTTTGACCTGGGATTCAAACTGACAACCCTCCGGTTGCTAGCTCGCCTCTTTAACCTCTAGTCTACCTGACACCGATATGCTGGTTCCTGTTGTGGTAGAAGAAATGTGGACAGTGAAATGTTCAGGCTTACTGTTGACAGCTGATCAGGCCCCAGGAGTTACAGTATGTTGCTGAAAGCAAATGATTTGGACCACAGCTGTTTCCAGATATGCATGTTGTAGTGTATTTCAGAATAACTTGTTTGGTTGTGAATTTTCATAATTGTTATTTTGGTCGGCAAGGGTGTTATCCCTTGCATATATTTGAGATAAGAACACACCATAATAAACCTGGCACAATAGAATTCATTACTTTCATTGAGAACTAAACAAAATTATTATGGCACATGAATGTGATCAAGCATGACATGCATATCAATCAAGTCAATCTATACTGTTTCCCACAAACAGGTTCTTAGTAGCTATTCACCACATGGATAAGAATTAAATCAGTGGATGAATGCTGTTGCTTTGATCTTCAGGCTTTGTAATGCATGATTATTTTTCACGCTTTAGGGATTATTTATGGAATCTATTAAACAACCCTATTGTCTCTTGTAAAGGGAGGCTGATGCATCTGTATGCAATATGTGTCGACTGTCTGGAGGGAGTCCACAAAATTGTCTGTATCAAGTGCAAGTCCAGGTGGGATGGGAGCTGGCACCAGTTGGGGACGATGTACACCTACGATATACTGGCCGCCACACCATGTTGTCAGGTAAGTAGGCTATTAGTAtttatcaatatatatatttttttctcatgaTGAGTTTGAAAGTCACATTTGAGTTAGCATCCAGATGGTCCAGGGGTGTCATTTATATATGGCAGGCTGCCATAAGGTAGCTTCATGGGccaaagtcagttaaaaacatcAGGTTCTGTGTTGGGGCTAGATCTCTTCCTATCAAATCGTCTCATTGACATTATGCATGGCAAAGTCGACTACTGCAGATCCATAGCCATTTCCTCTATTTGTACCCTTAGGCCCGTCTGAACTGCAAGCACTGTGGCAAGCCGGTCATAGATGTCAGGGTGGGGATGCAGTACTTCTCAGAGTACAGCAACGTGCAGCAGTGCCCCCACTGTGGGAACCTCGACTACCACTTTGTCAAGCCGTTCTCCTCCTTCAAAGTCTTGGAAGCTTATTGACAAATGTGCATGCATGCTAGTGCTGTTTCTCTTGTTTCTGTTTTTTATCTAGGCAACTTTATTTTTGGCccttaaatacttttttctgggCTTTagttattgttttattttttatgtatagAAAGAATATGACTCGATTAAAAATGTCCAAGACAGCATCTATATGATTTCAGAAAAAGTTATATTCATAAGACCTACAACGGTCGGAACTGTCTGGCACTTAAAAAGATGAAACACATATACTGTGACAACAAGTGAATGTATCTGTATGCCAAATTTGCTTTTTTACAAAAGGATGACAAATATATAATAAAGGAGACAAATAAATGTTGCATGCTCTTGTTCATCATAATTGCCAAACAGCAAAGAGTAGGCAGAAATTCGTCAATATAAATTACACTATGAATCtcattgtttttttttatttcaccagttaagttgactgagaacacattctcattttcaGCAACAACctagggaatagttacaggggaaaggaagggggataaataagccaattgtaaactggggatgattaggtggccatgatgataTGAAGGCCAGAtagggaatttagccaggacaccagggttaacacccctgctCTTACGAtgagtgccatgggatctttagtgaccacagagagtcaggacacccatatAACATCCCATCTGatagacagcaccctacacagggcaatgtccccaatcactgccctggggcattgggatatttctttagaccagaggaaagggtgcctcctactggccctcctccaacaccacttccagaaGCATCTGGTCTcctatccagggactgaccagtaCTAACCCTGCTTAGCTTAAAAGCAGGCCAGCAGTGGGATGCTTTAAACCTTTTTAGGGTGCCGGACAACGTGACCAGGAAGATTTTAATTGACCAGACATTTCAGAAATGTACTGACCGTCCATATCCATTCACATCGGTCTAAATGAGGAATATTGGTCAAAACTTTATAGCcaattaatttttatttttttggtgcTGCTTTCCTAAAATAATAATTGTCCACCTCACGATTCAGCTGTCGGAGATGTGAGCACTAAATGCATCAGGGCATTGCATGCATAGGCCTATAGGCTTAGGTGTCCACTGTATGGTATTAATATAAAAAATATAGCCTATATAATGGAAGAGAAGGTTAGGCCTAGCCCCAGAAAGATAGAGATATGCCCAGCAGGATGCTAGGACACCAACATGCATTTCTTTGAGTGATGGCTATAGAGATATAGACGTACAGAAGGAGGCTAATTCATTCATTTTCGATCAGAATATTTTGTATAAAGATGAGCGTTATAGTGTAAGATTATATGAGTAACTCTAATAGGCCTGAAACATTCTTGCTCATCTCAAGTTCAACTGTTGGAGTTGTTTGGAGCGCCAGTGTACACtgccttcatttaactaggcaagtcagttaagaacaaattcatatttacaatgatgacctaccccggccaaacacttacccggacgacactggactaattgtgcgccgccctatggacaTCCCAATCACggtcagttgtgatacagcctggaatcgaaccagcatctgtagtgactcctctagcactgagatgcagtgcctttgaatgctgcaccactcaggagctaATTTAATTTGGCGAGAGAAAATGGCTCAACAGAATGAGACAAAACACTTCCAAACTGGTTTAAACCTTTTGAACAGGCTATATTGCAGCAATTTCCAACAAAGGCAGGTGCCTACCATACCCAACAAATTACAGAAATAGGATAAAGGCTAATTATCTTTATTTTACAACAGACCTACCTATAACCTATCTTAAACTAAATACAGAGCACACAATTAAAAAGACAGATCAAAGTTAATTTAGCCAATGAAAATATCTCAAGAGTTAAACAAAACAGGTTTTGCATGTTTAAAGAACTGGTTTTGCATCTGTCTCTCATGgatcaaagtggaagagagattgactttcTCATTACTTGcttttgtaagaggtgttgacaagctgaaggtaCAAGCTGAAGGTACTCAGGCACCCatgtataccccacaagacatgccaccagaggtctctttacagtccccaactccagaacagactatgggacgtgcacagtactacatagagccatgactacatggaactctattccacatcacaatcagatttaaaaagcaggtaaaaatacaccttatgaaacagcgaggactgtgaaataacacaaacatacgcactatacacacatgtacacatggattttatgttgtagatatgtggtagtggaatatgggcctgagggcacacacttagtgtgttgtgaattctgtaaagAATGTATTGCAATGTTTttaaacgctgtgtactactcccttcacagaacagcgcaaactgtctctaaccacaatagaaagaggagtgggaggccccgttaaacaactgagcaagaggactgttccgactccgggatgctggccttttaggcagagttcctctgtccaatgtctgtgttcttttgcccatcttaatcttttatttttattggccagtctgagatatggctttttctttgcaactctgcctagaaggccagcatcccggagttgcctcttcactgttgacgttgagactggtgttttgtggatactatttaatgaagctgccagttgaggacctgtgaggtgtctgtttctcaaactagacactcgaatgtacttgtcctcttgctcagttgtgcaccgaggcctcccagtcctctttctattctggttagagccagtttacgctgttctgtgaagggagtagtacacagcgctgtacgagatcttcagtttcttggcattttctcacatggaatagccttcatttctcagaagaaGAATCGACTGACGagcagaagaaagttatttgtttctgaccaatttgagcctgtaatcgaacccacaaatgctgatgttccagacactcaactagtcaaaagaaggccagttttattgcttctttaatcagaacaatagttttcagctgtgctaacataatctGAATCTGTGCTA
This portion of the Salvelinus fontinalis isolate EN_2023a chromosome 27, ASM2944872v1, whole genome shotgun sequence genome encodes:
- the abracl gene encoding costars family protein ABRACL, whose translation is MNVQHEVSLLVGEIQRLGSKNADGQTCVKFGVLFNDDRCANIFEALVGTLRAAKRKKIIAFEGELLLQGVHDNVDITLLQE
- the heca gene encoding headcase protein homolog, which codes for MPNQKSNKGKRNKRTNSSGDEQENGASAAATGGASGVTTTLLGATAAPFNEHRSEAPCATPLVCSLARDIDLDKDDYQRVVCNSDSCPYGNWMHLQCFYEWESSILVQFNCIGRARSWNEKQCRQNMWTKKGYDLAFRFCSCRCGQGHLKKDTDWYQVKRMTEVKKKVPLEKSLGKLSSSAAAGGGACGGGLDPPDDPKKGKLPGGSKLAHRASSQELPRRQSVDRQNSQERGHGGLFCGSSLGPRSPCDSPGQSPPSGFSFFSPPAFTGPRSSRHLGEFLKNAVHMESHRKHMLASGMLGRGGHLDHTILPLPRLTPGDNPVQFLRRLDLTELLTHIPRHKLNTYHVRMEDDAQAGQGEDLRRFILSALSASHRNMVNCALCHRTLPVFEQFPLVDGTLFLSPSRHDEIEYDVPCHLQGRLMHLYAICVDCLEGVHKIVCIKCKSRWDGSWHQLGTMYTYDILAATPCCQARLNCKHCGKPVIDVRVGMQYFSEYSNVQQCPHCGNLDYHFVKPFSSFKVLEAY